The Aspergillus oryzae RIB40 DNA, chromosome 5 genome segment AGGGGCAGTAGTTGGGCCAGCTGTATGTATTCCGGTCTATCCGTTCTTTTCCTAAGCTGAACGCAGCTCACCGAGAACAGATTGGCCTTGGAGCCGCTCGCGTCGTCTCCTGCCATTTTTCTGTCATGGCTGCAGATATAGGCTCGCTTTTTAACGCAGGCCCAGAAGTAGTCAAAGGGGCAACCTTTGAAGAGGGGCTGGACTTCCAGTCATTGGGCGGGCCCCTGATACACTGCACCAATGGGACAATAGATAATCTCGCTGCCAATGAAGCTGAATGCTACGAGCAGATCCGTACTGTCCTAGGATTTCTGCCTAACTGTGGTCGAGAGACGCCACCTGTCATCGCCAGCAATGACCCCGAAGACCGTGAGGATGAGGCGCTACGTCGGATTATTCCTCGCCGGCAGACAAGAATGTATAACCCACGAACCATCATCACTAGCGTGGTTGACCACGACTCGTGGTTCGAGATTGGCGCACTCTGGGGTCGTACTGCTATCGGGGGTCTAGCAAGACTAGGCGGGCGGCCTATTGGAGTGATCTCCTTGAATTGCGAAGTAAACAGCGGAGCACTAGACGCAGCTGGAAGCCAGAAATTGACGAGGTTGTTGAAGCTTTGTGATGTGATGAACCTACCTGTGTTGCAGTTCATTGACGTTCGTAAGTCTCCTCGTCTATTATCTCTTCTACGGCATTTACTTTGTGACATGCTCGCTAACATTATCGTAGCCGGCTACGCCATCGGTACCGTTGCCGAGCGCACTGCGACAATGCGCTGGGGTGTTGAGCTAGCTAAGGCCTACTACTCAACTACAATGCCAATATTCAATGTGATCACTCGACGAGCGTACGGTGTGGCTGGTGGCATCATGTTAGGCGCCCGTGACCCAGTTATGCAAGTAGCCTGGCCATCGGGGCAGTGGGGATCTCTGCCACTCGAAGGGGGCATCGAAGTTGCCCATCGCCATGAGCTGCGCGAAGCTGAAAAAGAGGGCCGGAAAGCTGAGCTGTATCAGGAACTAGAGGAAGAATACCGGCGATTAATGAATCCGGTGCGCACAGCGAATGCGTTCGGAGTAGAGGAGATCATTGATCCTAAAGACACGAGAAAGGTGTGCTGTGCATGGGCACGGCATGTGTATAAGGCTTTGACACCGGAGCGATTGGCAGATCGGGCTGCTGGGAGAATTCAGCCGGTGTTCTCTTAACCCTGGGCCATGGTTTAGTCGCATAATCTAACTGCGCTGTAGAAGTCAACTCGAACTTCAAACCATCAGTAATATGATACAATTAAGTGTGACACGTTAACAAGTCCCTTCTATCGTGGGCTATCAACTTCAGGTGATACTGATACTAAAAGGTGGTGGCACTCATCCAACAGAGAATCcgaatatatatacatatcagTGATGGACAGGATTTTAACCCTATTGCGCTGAGCATCTAAGACTCATCGACACCTATCAATCCCTTGGATCAATATATAAGTAACCGGCTAACTTATTCTGGTAAATTCCGGTTATTATAGTTAACGTTTTCAGAATATCATTTAACTAGTTCATATAATTTCGAGGGGTGGAGAAATTAGGGACCGGATATTCGGAAATCACAACTTGGCAGCCCTCCAGGCGTTGATATAAAGACTCGGACTACCGCTGTCTGGAGGTAGGTGCCTTACAgcagttttcttttcagtcCCAAGCGCTTAACCGAGAGAAACCAACATAAGAATTCCAAATAGGACGGAGAGCAAAAAGGAGCTAGCGAAGTATCAAAGCAAGGGGTGAGGATAAGAAAGTTCCAGGTGAGATATCCGaagaaaaatccaaaaaaggaaatagcTGGTCCCAGGGAGGCTCGAACTCTCGACTTCTGAGTTATTAGCTCAGCACTCTAACCAACTGAGTTATGGGACCGCTTGTTGAAAGTGCTTCGGCTAAAAAACATTATCAAAGGAAATTAAAAATACAAtggccaccatcatcaacggGCAGGTGTTTACCCCCGGGCTTGCGATTATCGACTCCCCTCAGCCCTATACTCCACTCGGAGGGGGTAAGTATACATGCCCCCCCGCCCTCTTCCGTCGCACTTACTGATATGAATCGGTGATAGACAGCCTCCAAGTAGCCATTGACGTCTCTGGAAACGGACAGCTGACCTCCAGCCCATCCGATGCCACTAAATTCAAGGACATTACTCTCTTCCTTACCTCGAATGAGCTTTCGAAGAACTTCACCATCTCTAATGGCACAGAGCCCAAGGGCAATGCCTATGTCGGTCCTGTCCTGGAGATCAACCCGTCTACTAACGTCCAACAAGTCAACTGGAACTGGCCTGAGTGCTTAGTGGGTGACGAGCATAGTGGTTCCGGCTCCGCGCGGGGATCGTACAATATCTCGATCCATCAGTCTTTCAAGTGGGATGGAAAGGACTACTATACGATTTTCGACTTGCCTGTCAACATCACCAATGCGATTAGCAAGTCGGACGATAGGGTCGATTGTAAATTGTTGGAGAACGACTTGCTCAAGCCCGATGAAATTGCCGCCAGCAATGATACTCTGCCCGGGCAGCCTTGGGTGGATGCAGATGCTAGTGATGGTGGTAATAGTAGTagcagcagtggtggtgGGGAGACTAACAGTGGTGGCCGTGTTAGAGGTACTATGAAGCAATGGGGTCTGTTTGCCATGGTGGTTGGGGGTCTGTTGCTGGTTTGAGGGGCTGGACATGAGCACCTGGCGGATTGGATCTTCTGGATTTtgacatatatatatcttgtaattatatctatatacaatTCTCTCACACGTCCTTAGGCGATTACCTATTATCGTTTGAATTAGTTCCTGGAGGTAGCCTCAGGCATGAACAGTTAATGACCGTTGCAGGTGACAGTGGCAGAACTCATAGTTTCCATGCCTACTCCCATATCGacaggcaaaagcaaaaggtaTTAGGATAAACAACTCCCAACATGACATCGTTACTGACTCAACAGTCCTAATGCGACTTCCTCTGCGCGCTCCAGGAGCGGAAATGGTCTGCCAGTGTCTCCTCCAAAGGTCGGTAAACGATCTTTAACTCCTCCACACTGGCatgattgttgatattgaatCCGATACCCAAATTCAATTTAAGCCATTTCTGGCTTAAGCCGAGTAACGGTCCACACAAACGCACCAGCGAATTTGGAAGCTTATGTTCCGGAATCCGGCTGGAGTGAGCAAGTGAGCGTAGGATGCGAGCAAACTCCACAAAACTATGCGTCTCTTTGTCGGCTAGGATATAGCGACCATGCGAATCCGGGTTTTGGGCTACTCGAAGGTGAGCCGTGGCAACCTCTCGGACGTCGACAGTGGCAAACCACAGGTCTGGAACTCCCAAGAACAGTTCGCCGCGGAGCAGCTGGTCAAGTAGAGACAGGCTGCCAGATTCTGATGTGGGAGAGAGCGACGGGCCCAAAACCAGCCCGGGGTTGATTGTCACTAATCTCCAGCGCTGTGGGCTCGGTTGGGCCTCGTAGTATTTCCACGCCTCCTTTTCGGCAATCACCTTAGAATAAGAATAGGAATTGTGGGTGAcggtgctggtggtgttgaaATACTCGCTGGAGAGTGTATTATCCTTCATACTCTGCACATCTGCGTTGTCCCCAAAGATGGCCGCTACCGATGATGTGACGACGACTAGTTTGATCGTTTCGCATTTCTGGACCGCATCGAGAACATGTTGTGTTCCTTTGAGAGCTGGCTCGACTACCTCTTTCTGGCCGTCACGGATCCGACTCTCGATAAAAAAGGGTGAGGCAATGTGGTATACCACCGAACAGCCCTTGGCTGGCTCGTCGAATGACCCTGGTTTCAGGAGATCCGCCTCAAATAAAGTCAATTTCCCGGGCCATTTGGCCTGCATATCGAGTAGGTGTTTGAtctttttctcgttcttTATGCTGCGAACCGTCGCGCGGACCTGATGACCGCTCTCGAGTAGTTGTTGGACGACATGACTGGCTATGAAACCACTTGCGCCTGTCACGAGGCATATATTTTCTGTCATTTTCAGGTATCACTCGTGTCGGATCACAGTGTAAATGGCAGTCCCTGTTCTACCGAATTGTGTGTGATGCCTTTTACTTTCTCGATTTCGCTTGAATCTCCTGTTTCGTGACTACATGGGCAGCCCCGGAATTTATATCCGAGTGCTAAGTAAACCAGTTCAGAAAGCTTGTTCGATCATAATAATTTTCTACATCATGCGATCCAATTCTGTGCATATCTTTATTTGCCTCCCACCGCGATAAATGGGATAGAACCATGTAAGAAAATCTCTTAAAACCATACGCACGGGTGTTTACATCAAATACTAGTATCTACCCCAAGGCAATAGTGTTCGGGATCGGGCTGTTAGTTCCCCCGATCTGCTGGAGGCATACGTCATGAAGAATCCAGCAAAACACGGTTCAAGTAAAGTTTCAATTATGGAGCCAGAGTAAAGTTAGCGTATGTCGCAGACCCTGTAAAGTGGAAGTggcaataataataatgattGAACGAGCCCCTGGACACATGGATTGTCGCCTAACTTGATAAGCCAGAGCTCTATGGCGGTATCTAGGGGCGCTTATCCCGGCGTGGCCTTCACCAAGGGCCCACATAGCCCTAATTGTATATTCAGCAATTTAATTGCCCCTTAGAGATTCTGCTAGcagaaaattaaaattacTATATTGCAATGTGAATTTAATAACTTGCAATCAAACCAGTAATACAGCACATGAGCCAGCATTAAACGTGTCTCAATACTCTATCCCCGGAAAGCCGCCCAAGCCTGAAACGCCCCTGCAGCCGCCGTAATAAGACCACTAGATATCACCCCTCCCCTAAGATACGATACCGAACTACCCCAAGCAATCAAAGTAAGTAAACCAGCGATAGCCCGGTTCAGCGGTTCATCCAGTGCCTGCGGATTCAATGACCATTGGAGATTCAGCAAGGCTAGAAAAGGTAAGTCAGTTAGAGCACAGGACAATCCATGGGATTGTAAGTATAAGAGCGAAGAAATATACCAGTTAACACTAGATAACCACTCCCTTGAAACCATCCCACAGTACTGCAAACATATGCTATACTGGGTAGTTCTTGGAACCGGCGCAATCGCATGAATTTACGGCTGGAGAGCTGCTTCTTTGTCAGGTTTTATCTGTAGTGGATTGGGATTGCTAGTAACTAACTGCATGTCCAAAGGCGAGGACTAGAGAGCCGTATGCTGCAGCTTTTAGGTGACCTGGGTTTGCCATGGTGTGGATATGTCGGGTATGGAACGAGGTAAGTAGTATGGAGTGGTCTGGAAATAGGTCAGGGAGTTGGATGTTATAAACGTTCTATGTCCCTGATGTAGACTCGGATGAACGTGTTTATGTCTTCCGATAACCTAGGTTGAATTGGCAGAGTTGGAGTAAGTACTAAAGGCGGAACTCCGGTCTTGAGCTTCCCAGGCTTGGGTCTTCGCCTAGCCAAATTTGGGGTGGCTTGCGAGGTCCCCTGGCCTGGACCCTTACACTTCCTTGTGGGATACTTGCTATTATCTTATATCTAGCTGAATCTCTAATGATTTAAGATTTTTCCATCTCCGGATGATGTCTATAGCTTAATTGCCACCTTATGATGGGTGACATACGAGTAACGTAGCATACGATTGCAGTATTCATCTGTGCGAACTGATAATGGGGATTTGACCCAGGATTTTGTGCAGTGGGCATATGTTTTCGGAAGCTCGGGATTTTATTGCTAAGTCGCAAAAAGAGGATGAAACCTGCTTTTCCAAGGGCTTCTCTACCAATTGTGAGGAGAATGAGAACAGAAGCGAAAACATGTATATTAAGTGGTACGTTCTTAGACGTATGAAAATAGTACATAATGAACATAAACAACCCCAAACGACAGACAggaaaaagaatggaaaaggaatGCCTGGACATGACCACTATCGGCCAGATCAGGCTATTGCGCATTCTCGGGCTTGACAACCTGGATAACCACCTTCCCCAGACCACCGCGATTGCTGTACACAACCTGACAAGCTTTTCGCACGTCTTCGATATCCCACATATTAGCCGTGGTTCCAACCACAGGTTTCAACTTGCCCTTTTCGACATATTCGCGTAAGAGATCCAGGTCTTTCCCACTGGGCTCCAGGAACATATATGAGTACTCCACGCCGTATCGTCGTGCACGCAGCTTACGGAcgccatcaagcagattcAAAGCTTGTTTGTAGACGAAGGGTAGAGTCGGGCGATGGGGAAGTCTCATGACTGACGAATCCTGTAGCAAATTTCCCGACGGCAAGGTTGAGATCGAGATAATCCGACTGGTCTTCGGCCGCATCAGGCATAGATATTCCATGGCAAGGCCAACGGTATCGAACAGGAAATCAACTGAGCCGTGTGGGATGGCATCCTTTGGTTCGGACTTCGTATAATCGATGACTTCAGTAGCGTCAGCAGTTGATTTTATGACAGGGAGGCTGACTGAATGGAGACTTACTCTGATCAACAGTTCCCTTTCCTAATAGTTCGTCCACTTTAGGGATTTTAGACGTCGACACTGTCGTGATCACCTTGCCGGCATGGAAAACATGCTTTGCTAGTTGACATGCATATAAACCCGTTCCACCCACTGCAACGTTGTCAGTATTTGCATCCACTAGAGGCAAAGAAGGGATCATACATCCTGCAGGCACAAATACAGTCTTCCCCGCGAGGTCACCATTATACTTCTGTAGTGCCTGAAATGCCGTTGTTGCGGCCAGTGGAATGGCGGCTGCGCTCTCGAAAGACAGCGATGGTGGTTTGAGAGCAATGAATTCTTCCGGGCATTTAGCATATTCACTCCATGCTCCCCGGTGTGACTCTGGTAAGCGAACGTAGACTTCATCACCGGGTTTAACCCGGGTTACACTTTGCCCAGTTTTGGTCACTATACCAGCACAGTCGTATCCGATCTTGTAGGGGAACCTGGTCTATGTTAGGTACGGGCACTTTCCTTGGGAGGGTGTGCATACGTGTCTTTGAGTGCTGCTTTTAAAACACCTTCTGCCTTTTTCAAATCAACCGGATTCACACTGGCAGCATAGACTTTAATGATGACATCTTTTGAGTCTGTGATTTCCGGCTCTGGTAGCTCGGAAAGTATGTACCCAGACGGGTCGGAGTAGGAAGGGATGTTGATCGAATGCATTCTTGAGTATAGATTCAATGAAGCCacttgaagaaagagaagatgaactgCTGTTGAGATGCAGGCACAGTGACGTTtttcaaagaaaaagcaaattgACGACAGAGCTCGGAGCTGGGTTACATTTCTTATTCCTTGGCACTGGAAGGCTTCGAGTAAATAAACTTTTGAACGCCACCCACGTTCTCGGTTCTGTTGAATTAGTCAACGAACCAGGTGATGAATAAACGGAGAAATCTATTAAGCTCTTGATAGTCTATTCATGCGCAGAATATCGCCCCGACTCCGCCTTAAAAATGAAATGGTGGAGCTATGAAACGGTTCCTGCCGTCGGGAACGGTCAGATCAAATCCTCCGCCAGGACCCACCACGACCACGCTCTCGTTTACTCATCCTGATCAACAGGGTCCATGTTACTGTATTAGAATATTAGTGAACATCTTGGGGCTCTGACTAATGTTTGCCTCTCCTATTCACTGAATTCGAAGATATTCTCGATGAGTGGGCTTGAAATGTCTACGGCAGTCACAGCAGCCCAGGGCTGACCGTTGCCCTATCgttattttatataaagacaGAGAATCCCAGGACTTGATTCCTTTCACTCATCACCtttctcaatcaacttcagtttaattaatatatcCTCCCGTTTTTCGAATATCACAACATCATGAGCTCCAACAAGGCCTTGATCTTCAAGCAGGTCCCAACAGGATACCCTGTACCTGGGAAAGATCTGACCATCCAACCAGCTTTATACGATAAGGATATAGCTCCCGCTGAGAACGGTATCGTTGTGCAATCCCTATATGCTAGTTTCGATCCTTACATGCGGGGTCGCATGAGATCCGCCGACACGAAATCGTATATTCCGGGATTTGAGTTGGATAAGCCGATTGACAGCCTCGGTATCGCCAAGGTAATCCGCTCCAATAACGCTGCCTACAAAGAGGGAGACATAGTCATCGGCCAGATCCCAATCCAAGAGGTTGTTTCGCTGGATGAGGGCTCAATTGCCAAAGTCCGCCTCCTCCAAAAT includes the following:
- a CDS encoding uncharacterized protein (predicted protein), with translation MYKHVVDQLNQGIPNLGAVVGPAEIKNTMATIINGQVFTPGLAIIDSPQPYTPLGGDSLQVAIDVSGNGQLTSSPSDATKFKDITLFLTSNELSKNFTISNGTEPKGNAYVGPVLEINPSTNVQQVNWNWPECLVGDEHSGSGSARGSYNISIHQSFKWDGKDYYTIFDLPVNITNAISKSDDRVDCKLLENDLLKPDEIAASNDTLPGQPWVDADASDGGNSSSSSGGGETNSGGRVRGTMKQWGLFAMVVGGLLLV
- a CDS encoding uncharacterized protein (flavonol reductase/cinnamoyl-CoA reductase) — translated: MTENICLVTGASGFIASHVVQQLLESGHQVRATVRSIKNEKKIKHLLDMQAKWPGKLTLFEADLLKPGSFDEPAKGCSVVYHIASPFFIESRIRDGQKEVVEPALKGTQHVLDAVQKCETIKLVVVTSSVAAIFGDNADVQSMKDNTLSSEYFNTTSTVTHNSYSYSKVIAEKEAWKYYEAQPSPQRWRLVTINPGLVLGPSLSPTSESGSLSLLDQLLRGELFLGVPDLWFATVDVREVATAHLRVAQNPDSHGRYILADKETHSFVEFARILRSLAHSSRIPEHKLPNSLVRLCGPLLGLSQKWLKLNLGIGFNINNHASVEELKIVYRPLEETLADHFRSWSAQRKSH
- a CDS encoding uncharacterized protein (predicted protein) translates to MSTSKACFPCRQVIDYTKSEPKDAIPHGSVDFLFDTVGLAMEYLCLMRPKTSRIISISTLPSGNLLQDSSVMRLPHRPTLPFVYKQALNLLDGVRKLRARRYGVEYSYMFLEPSGKDLDLLREYVEKGKLKPVVGTTANMWDIEDVRKACQVVYSNRGGLGKVVIQVVKPENAQ